The genomic segment TACGGCGGCATAGTTCCGCGTCATTTATATCGACGCGCTCGTTATGGCGCGCCCGCGATCTAAACATATTCCGTTTTTATAGCAACGAATTCAGGAGTTTTACGGTGGCAAATTCCCCGCAAGCCAAAAAGCGCGCTCGTCAAAACGAGAAAAACCGCAAGCACAACGCCAGCCTGCGTTCCATGGCACGCACCTACATGAAAAAGGTCGATGCCAAGATCAAGGCCGGCAACTACGACGAAGCCCAAGCAGCCATGAAAGAAGCCCAGCCTGTTCTGGACAGCATGGTTAACAAAGGCATCTTCGCCAAGAACAAAGTTGCTCGTCATAAGAGCCGCGTGAACGCAAAAATCAAGGCTCTGAAAACTGCCTGATTTGCGCTCATAAAAAAACCGGCTTACGAGCCGGTTTTTTTGTACCTGAAATTTACGATAGCCACGCGGTGTCAAACAATCACCAGGTTATCCCGGTGAATCATTTCCTCATCGGACACATACCCCAGCAACTCGGTAATGCGATCACTGGAATGGCCGGCAATCACGCCCGCCTCATCAGCGTCGTAATTGACCAACCCTCGGGCAATTTCACGCCCGGCCAAATCGACACACATAACCATTTCACCGCGACGAAACTTTCCACTTACCGCTTTTACCCCGACAGGCAGCAAGCTGCGCCCACCCTGGCGCAACACCTTCACCGCTCCGTCATCCAGAGCCAAGGTGCCGCGAGTCTGCAAATGACTGGCGATCCACTGCTTCCGCGCCGCCAGCCTGCCCTGTTCAGGCAACAACAGCGTGCCAATAACGTCACCGTTTCGTAAGCGCTCAATCGCATTCTCAATACGACCACCCACAATGACTGTAAAGGCCCCTGAACGCGCCGCCAATCTGGACGCCCGCAACTTGGTCAGCATGCCGCCTCGCCCCAACGCTCCGGCACCACCGCCCGCCATCGCATCCAACTCGGGATCTTCCGCCTTACGCTCGGTTACCAGCTCGGCATCTTCGTGCTTACGCGGATCTTTGGTGAACAAACCCAACTGGTCGGTCAGAATAATCAGGCCATCCGCCTCAACCAGATTCGCGACCAGCGCACCGAGCGTGTCGTTGTCACCAAAACGGATCTCATCAGTGACCACGGTGTCGTTCTCGTTTACGATCGGCACCACGCCGTAATCCAGAAGCGTGCGCAGCGTACTGCGACCGTTCAGATAACGCTTACGATCGGACAGGTCGTCGTGAGTCAGAAGAATTTGCGCGGTGTGAATACCATGGCGCTTGAACTGGGCTTCCCAGGTTTGCACCAACCCCATTTGACCCACTGCCGCTGCCGCCTGAAGCTCGTGCAAATGCTGAGGCCGCGCAGCCCAGCCCAGCCGACTCATACCTTCCGCCACCGAGCCCGAAGACACCACCACCACTTCAACGCCACTGCGTATCAAACCGGCAATCTGATCAACCCAATGGCCCAGCGCAGCAACATCCAGCCCTTTACCGTCATCGGTCAACAAAGCACTGCCAATCTTCACCACCAATCGACGGGCTTTCTTTAGCTGGATGCGTTCACTCATGACAGCAGCAATATCTCTTTAGGGTTGCAGATTATTCGGGAGCGTAAACCACTTCGACGTCATCATCGTCGTCGTCAAAATCGTCTTCGTCGTCATCGTCGCCGGCTTCACGGGACGCCCGGCGGGCGTTACGGTCCGCTTCAATCTTGGCTCGCGCCTCGTCATCCATTTGACGACGACGTGCGGCTTCCTGCTCGGCAATTTCAGGATTCTCCGCCTCTTCTTCCGCCTGCTCTTCGATCCAGCGCATCACCGCCTGAACCAAAGGCTTCGTGCCTTCACCGGAAAGCGCCGACACCACGAAAACAGGACCTTCCCAACCGAGTTCATCGACAATGGCCTGACAATGAGCCTCACGATCTTCCTCAGGCACCATATCGACCTTGTTGAGCACCAGCCAGCGCGGACGATTTGCCAGCGTTTCGCTGAATTTCTCCAATTCGTGCGCAATCGCTTTGACGGCTTCTACAGGTGAAGACCCGTCGTAAGGCGCCACATCCACCAGGTGCAACAATAACCGGGTTCGCACCAAATGCTTCAGGAAGCGAATTCCCAAACCAGCACCTTCGGCGGCACCTTCAATCAAGCCCGGAATGTCTGCGATCACGAAGCTCTGGTGAGCCTGCACACTGACCACACCCAAATTAGGAACCAGCGTGGTAAACGGATAGTCCGCCACTTTAGGCTGCGCCGCAGACACAGAACGGATAAACGTGGATTTACCGGCATTGGGCATGCCAAGCAGACCCACATCGGCCAGAACTTTCAGCTCCAGGCGCAAGTTTCGAGCCTCGCCATCAGACCCTTTACTGGTCTGGCGCGGCGCCCGATTAATCGATGACTTGAAGCGGGTATTCCCAAGACCATGAAAGCCGCCCTGAGCCACTTTAAGCCGCTGCCCCTCTTTGGTCAGATCACCCAAAACCTCATGGGTGTCCATATCCACAACCGTGGTACCAACGGGCACTGGCAGCTCAAGATCATCACCTTTGATACCGGTACAGTTTCGACCCGAACCTGGCTGACCATTCTGCGCCTTGTGTTTGCGCTGAAAGCGATAGTCGATCAGGGTATTCAGATTACCGTCCGCTACCAGATAGACGGAACCGCCATCCCCGCCGTCACCGCCGTCGGGACCACCCTTGGGTACGTATTTTTCACGCCGGAAACTCAAACAGCCGTGGCCGCCTTTTCCCGCTTCAACAATGATGGTGGCTTCGTCTACAAATTTCATACGTCAAATGCCTTTGCATAAACTAAAAAGCCCCGCAGCCTCATGGAAGCTTTGCGGGGCTCCGGATTCACCTGAGGACTGATCAAATCAGCATATCAGGAAATCCAAGGTTCGACAGAACCGGATCGCCGCTGCTTACGCAGCTGGAACGATGCTCACGAACTTGCGGTTCTGCGGGCCTTTAACTTCGAACTTCACCTGACCTTCCGCTTTCGCGAAAAGGGTGTGGTCCTTGCCAAGGCCTACGTTGTTGCCAGCGTGGAAACGAGTGCCGCGCTGACGAACGATGATGCTACCTGCAGTTACAGTCTCGCCGCCGTAGCGCTTGACACCAAGTCGTTTCGACTCGGAATCGCGACCGTTACGGGTACTACCTGCTGCCTTTTTATGAGCCATTACCAGCCTCCTTCTTTAAGGGGTATGTTCAGAGCTTAGCCCTGAATGCCCGTGATCTTAACTTCAGTAAACCACTGACGGTGGCCCTGACGCTTCATGGAATGCTTACGACGACGGAACTTGATGATGTTGATCTTGTCGTGACGACCGTGGCTAACCACTTCCGCAGTCACTTTAGCACCATCAACAACTGGAGCACCGACTTTAACGTCGTCGCCATTGGCTACCAGCAGAACACGATCAAACTCAACAGAGCCGCCGGTTTCAACTTCGAGCTTTTCCAGCTTCAGTGTTTCGCCTTCTTTTACACGGTGCTGTTTGCCACCGCTAACAATAACTGCGTACATTTTCTGTCTCCGCGATTGACCCATCCCTGCTCTTATCCGCCTGGTTCTAAGGGAAGCGCTTTGGCAACCCTATTGCAGGGAGCGCAGGTTGGGATGAGTTGGGCGCGTGATTGTACGAAAAGCCGGCGCCCAATACAAGGGAGTATGCGACTCAAGTTGACACTCCAGGCAGCAATACCTAGCATTGCCGCGTCCTGCCCGAAAACTCAACGAACATACCAGTAAGGGACTTATCAGCCCCATGACAGCCCAGCGCATCCACGACACGGTAGCGGAAGACTTCAGCCGCGTGAACGATCTGATCATCCAGCGGCTTGCCTCGGATGTCCCGATGGTCGAGAAAATCGCCCAATACATTATCGAAAGCGGCGGTAAGCGCTTGAGACCCTTACTGGTTTTGCTCGCAAGCCAAGCCGCGGGCTACACCAAAGACGACCATCTCAAGCTGGCTGCCGTGATCGAATTCCTGCACACCGCCACGCTTTTGCACGATGACGTGGTCGACACTTCCGACATGCGCAGGGGCCGCAGCACCGCCAACGCAAAATGGGGCAACGCGCCAAGTGTGCTGGTAGGTGATTTCCTTTATGCCCGCGCTTTCGAAATGATGGTGGAGCTGCAGAGCCTTCCTATTATGAACGTTCTGTCGCACGCCACCGCAGTGATTGCCGAAGGCGAAGTGATGCAGCTGATGAACGTGAAAAACCCGGACCTCACGGAAGAACAGTATCGGGTGGTGATTCACAACAAAACCGCCATGCTGTTCGAAGCCTCATCCCACACCGGCGCTCTGCTCGCAGGCGCGAATGCAGAACAAGAAAACGCTCTGAAAGACTACGGTAAGCATCTGGGACTGGCGTTCCAGCTGGTGGATGACGTGCTGGACTATCAGGGCGATGCCGAAGCCATGGGTAAAAACGTGGGCGACGACCTAGCCGAAGGCAAAACCACACTGCCGCTCATCTATGCCATGAAGAACAGCGGCGATGACGAACGCAAACTGATTCGCCAGGCTATTCGCAAAGGCGGCCTGGACGATCTCCCCAAAGTTCTGGACATTGTGAAAGCATCCGGCGCCATCGAATACACCATGAGCAAAGCGCGAGAAGAGGCCGAAACCGCACGCAACCTACTAACTTGCTTGCCGGAATCCGCTTATCGCGACGCACTGGAGAGGCTGACGGAAGCGGCCGTCGCTCGGGTAAGCTGACCTATACAGAGCCGAATACTGGCCGCAAAGCATCATGACGCAAGGCCTTCTGGCCAACCAAGGCGCCTAGTGTTCTGCGCTATACTGCCGCTGCCCGGTCACATATTCGCTATAGGGAACCCTCTGCATGCACCAGCTGTCGGAACTGGACGCCTCGTTTCTGTACCTCGAATCAGAAACCACCCCGATGCACATCGGAGGCGTTTACCTTTTTGACGCCAGCGAGCTGGAAGCTCCCGTCTCATACGCCACGTTTATCAAATACATCTGCAGCCGCCTGCACGTTGCACCGCTGTTTCGCCAGAAACTCAAAGAGATTCCGCTGAGGCTCGGCCGCCCCTACTGGGTGGACGATGCCGACTTCAGTATCGAGCGCCATCTGGCTTACGTTTCACTGGGCGACCGCGGCAAGCAAACCTGCATCAAAGCTCTGGCCGCAAAGATTCTGGAAGAACCCCTTAAACGGGATCGTCCGCTTTGGCAGATTACCTTTGTAGACGGTTTCAAGCTGGACACTCCGGAAGGTGACAAAGACGGCTTCGCACTGATTGTTAAGCTACACCACGCCTCAATCGATGCGTTTAGCGGCGAGGAAATCATGGGCAAGCTGCTGGAGTATTCGCCGGTAGCCAGTGCCATTAATCCGCCGCGCCCCTGGCAACCTCGCTCGGAACCATCAGAAGAACGCGTTTTCCTCCAGGCTGGCGCGAATATGCTGAAGGCCCCGATGCAGTTCGCCTCGTTGGCTTATAACACCGCCGAAGCCGCAGCCCGCGGACTCATCCACAAGCAGATCCACAAGCTGCCATTGCCAGCCTCGCTGTTTAACGCTCCTCACTGCCCATTTAACCGGCAGATCACCGGCAATCGGAAGATTGTCTCGGCCAGCGTAGAACTGGCCCGACTAAAAACCATTAAAGCCCAGCTAGGCGACGTCACACTGAACGATGTGGTGCTTGGCATCTGTGCGGAAGCCCTGAACAGATACCTGATTACCCAAGGCGCGAAAACCCGCAAACCTCTGGTGGCAATGACCCCGATCTCCGTGAGATCCAGCAGTCTGCGGCACGCCACCGGCAATCAAATGTCTGCAATGCTACTAAACCTCGCCACCAACGAGGCCGACCCGGCACTCAGGATTCGCCAAATTCATCGCAACGCCGTTGAAACCGAACCTTACCGGGAAGCCATAGCCGCCGACCGTCTGACGGAACTGTTGCCGTCCACATTGCTGGCGTTGTCCGCTCGCCTTTATTCGGAGCTTCGGGTTGCGCAGAGCTACCAACCCCTGTTCAACCTTCCGATTACCAACGTACCCGGCCCGCAAGTGCCGATGTACCTGCAAGGCGCCAAGCTGGTTCAGCAATACAACAGCGCCCCCCTGTTTGACAGCATGGGGCTCGTCATTGTTGCCGTCAGCTATGAGGGGATGGTGACGCTCAACTTCACCCTGTGCCCGGATGTCGTCGGCGACGGCGAGAGTCTGGAAAACCTGGTGCACGACAGTCTTTCGGCGATTGAAATGCGGGCGGAAGCCGCCGGAGAAGCGGTCATTGACGACCTGATGGGCAGCCATCCCAAAAACCTGTCTGATGAAATTCTTGGCTACCTTGAAGGCTTGTTAAAAAAACGCCCTCTACGTTTCAAGCGCTAGCCGCTTCGGCTAGCGCTGTTACAGGAGAACGGCGTTACTCGAAAGCCCAGCGAAGGAACGTTTTCTTCTCCTCGTCCGTTGCCTCGCCCCACAACCGCTTCATCTTCTCAAGCGTCGTGCCCGAGCCCGCACCGTAGTTACCCTCACCGCCGCCAAACACCGGCGTGCGATTCTCGGCCGGCCCTTTCCAGACAGAGGCTTCAGCCACCGACGCTCCGCCAGTCGTCACAATGGTTGCGGAAAAATCATTGCTCAACGCTTCTGCTTCAGCGCGGGTAGCGGGTTTTTCAACCGAGAATTGATAGGTCATGCCCGGCTCGGCGTCGAAACGTACCACCTGCGGCTTGGTTTCAATCACATGAACTTTTGACTCGCCATCGTCCACAACCCCAGACTTCGCCCAAATGGTCTTATAGGTAAACACCACCTCGTTGCTACCCGGAAGCAAGCCATAATCCAATGCCAGATCGTCCATCAGGAAATTGGTCATGGCTCTGCCATTGACCTCTGTCACCTGAATGGTTCCGGGTGCTTTCAAAACAGCAGGTTCGGTTGCGGCCGGGATATCACCTTCCCAGGTATCGATTCTGGTTAAGGACGAAGCGCACCCAGCCACCAACAAACTCAAAACACCCAGGGCTAATTTGAAAAAACCACCAACGTGACACATACTCATTTACACATCCTTTTTTGAGAAAAAGTTTGAATTCGGCCGCATTTGAGCTAATGCTAAACAGGATACGCCAAACACTTCTGTGCTCGAACCCCAAGATAGCAAAAGGAGGAATTATGGATACTCAACAGCGGGCCGGCGAAAAGGCACCCCCTCCGTTTCGTAGCAGTCGCTTTTTTTGTGTCGGTAGCAAATGGTATTTCACCACCCGCGAAGGCTTCGACAGCGGCCCCTTTGCCTCAAAAGAACGAGCCGAGATCGGCCTGAAACGCTTTCTACACGTCGTTAAACTACTGCCCGAAGAACAACTCCACTAAGAACGCACCCTGCCCCGCTTTTATACCATGCCCTTCACACCATGAACGGCATTATCCAATAGTCAATTGCAGCAAGGCACCCGAGCGCCATAAACCCGGCCACCACATCATCAAACATAATACCCAGCCCACCGGGCATACGGGCATCCAACCAGCTGATCGGCCATGGCTTCAACACGTCAAACAGCCGGAACAGCATGAACGCCATCAACACACCGTAAACCTGATCCGGAAACAAGCCCAGGGCAATCCACATGCCCACGAACTCGTCCCAAACGATGCCGCCATGGTCGTGGACCTTCAAATCGTCGGCGGTTTTGCCGCACAGCCAGATACCGATAAGAAATGCCGCCAAGACAATCAACCAGTACGCCATCGGCGGCAACCATGCAAAGCTGTACCACACCGGAATGGCGGCGAGGCTTCCCCAGGTGCCCGGCGCCTTGGGCGCGGCACCACTGCCAAACCCGAAAGCCAGCAAATGCACCGGATTGCGCAGAAAACCCGGAGGCAGAATGGCTTTCACGTTGTCTGGCTCTTGCATCACGTTATTATCCGTCAATCAGACCTCCCAAAATGATCAAACCCCTGTCGGAAGCCAAGGGTTTCGGCATTCGCCACTCGTAAGCCAAGTTTCGTCTGTATATGCCCAATAACGGTGAGCTGATGACGAACAGATGAATCCAACCCCGCCAGTTTGTCGTCGGCAATCGTCAGGCACAACTGGTAGTCGTCACCTGCGCTCAACGCCAAGCTTAGCGACTCGTCGCCCTTGAGTGCCACCAAGGCATCAGAAAGTGGAATTTTGTCAGCGTCCAGCTCAGCCCCCACACCGGAAGCGTCCAGAATATGCTGCAAATCGGCAAGCAATCCATCCGATATATCGATGGCGGCAGATGCCTTACCAATCAAAGCGCTTCCCAACTGCAATCGGGGCTCGGGATAATGATAGCGGTAAAGCACTGCTTGCTGCTCATCGGTGGGCATTGCACACCCCAGATAATCCAAGGCAGCACCCGCGTCCCCCAGCGGCCCGGTCACACAGACAAAATCCCCTGCACGCGCGCCAGAGCGCTGCAGCGCCAATCCCTGCGGCACCGTACCGTGTACCTGGAGTGTGATCGTGAGCGGGCCTCGGGTGGTGTCGCCACCCGCAAGAGCGATACCAAACGCATCACTGGCTTGAGCCAAACCACGGGAATAGCCGGCCAGCCATTCTGGCTCGGCACTGGGTAACGATAAAGCCAGCGTAAAACAGACGGGATCAGCTCCCATCGCAGCCAGATCACTGACCGCTACCGCTAATGAGCGCCAACCAAGATATTCAGGGGAGTAATTCGGGGGAAAGTGAACACCCTCAACCAGAGTGTCCACCGAAAACACCAAATCTCGCCCCGCTGGGACGCGCTGAATCGCGCAGTCGTCACCGGGGCCAAGAATGAGCTGCCCTTGCCGTGCTTTGTCAGCCAGGGGCTGAAAATACTGGCGAATCAGCTCAAATTCACCCATGAATCAGCGTGGACGAGTTTCAGCCAACCGCAGTCGACGGCTGAGTTTGTCCAGAATACTGTTCACGAACTTGTGACCTTCGGTGCCGCCAAAACGCTTGGCCATTTCAACACCTTCGTTGATCACTACTTTGTAGGGCACATCAATTCGGTACTTCAGCTCATAAGCACCCAAACGAACGATAGCCAATTCGACCGCGTCCACTTCTTTCATGGGACGGTCCAGGAAGGGCTCCAAAAGCCGGTCCAGTTCCGCCTGCTCGCGGTGCACGCCCCTCAAAACGTCTCGGAAATACATGATATCCACCTTGCTCATGTCATTATCGACCATGAACTCGGCTTCAATATCCGAAATAGGGGTTTTGCTGAAATGGCGCTGGTACAACCCCTGCATTGCTAATGCCCGGGCACGGCGTCGGTCGCCGGCCTTGGGCTTGTTCGTATTCCCCGGTTGGGGACTGCTATCGCCTGCTTCGCTCATTACTCACCCAACTTCTTGAACAAACTGACCATTTCCAGGGCAGTAATTGCTGCTTCCGCACCTTTGTTGCCAGCCTTCGTTCCTGAACGCTCGATAGCCTGCTCGATGGAATCAACGGTCAATACGCCAAAGGTGACTGGCACGTCGGTTTCCAGACTCACTGCCCCCAAGCCACTGGAAGCTTCACCGGCCACGTATTCAAAGTGCGGCGTGCCACCACGGATAACAGCACCCAGCGCGATAATGGCATCGTAGTCAGAGGTTTCTGCAACACGCTTCACCGCCAGCGGCATTTCATAAGCACCTGGCACGCGAATCACGGTGATATCGCTCTCGGCGATACCGTGACGACGCAGTGTATCGATCGCGCCTTCCACCAGGCTTTCAACTACAAAACCGTTAAACCGGCCAACCACCAGCGCGTAACGTCCGCTGCACTGGGTAAAATCACCTTCAATTACTTTGATATCTGCCATCTCGGGCTCCTTCGCGGGCTGCAGCGCATTCGGGCTGCGGCCAGATTTATCATTCGGGGGTGTAAGGTACGTATTCCACAACTTCCAGGTCGAAACCGGAGATAGCCGAGAATTTTACGGGCGGGCTCAGCAAACGCATTTTGCCAACACCAATATCGCGCAGAATCTGAGAGCCAGTGCCTACGGTAAAGTACACACCGGAGCTGCCCTTGCCTGAAGACCCACGGCCTTCATCAAAAAACTCCTGCATGCGATCTTCCAGATTACGACTGTCTTCTGCGCTGTTCAAAAGCACAACCACGCCTTTGCCTTCGTTGGCAACTTTCTCCAGGGCATGATGCAGTGGCCAGCTTCGGGAATCTTTGCGGCGCGCACCTAGCAGGTCACGCAAGGTGTCCGTGATATGAACGCGAACGTGCACCGGCTCTTCGGAACTGATGTCACCCATGACCATCGCCAGATGGGTTGAACCCTGAATGTTGTCCCGGTAAGTGCGCAGCTTGAAGACACCGTATTCGGTATCCAGATCGTTCTCTTCCACGCACTCCACGGTCTTCTCGTTCATGGTGCGGTAGTGGATCAGATCGGCAATGGTGCCAATCTTGAGATCGTGCTCCTCCGCAAATCGCTCGAGATCCTCACGGCGGGCCATCGAACCGTCATCATTCATGATTTCACAGATCACGCCAGCTGGCTCACAGCCAGCCAGAGATGCCAGATCACAAGACGCTTCGGTATGACCGGCCCGGCTCAAAACACCGCCGGGATCAGACATCAACGGAAAAATATGCCCCGGCTGAACCAGATCTGACGCTTTCGCATCGCGGGCTACCGCCGCCTGAACGGTCCGGGCACGGTCCGCCGCAGAAATACCGGTGGTCACGCCTTCGCGGGCTTCAATCGACAAGGTGAACTTGGTGCCAAAGCCGGACGCATTCTGCTGAACCATCAGCGGCAAGCCCAATTGCTCACAACGTTGCCGTGTCATTGGCATACAAATCAGTCCACGGCCAAAACGCGCCATGAAGTTGATCGCTTCCGGCGTGCAATGTTCTGCAGCCATCACCAGATCACCCTCGTTTTCGCGGTCTTCATCATCCATCAGGATGACCATCTTTCCCTGTCGAATATCTTCGATGATGTCTTCAATGCTGTTCAGTGCCATACGCTTCTGCACCCTGTCACCCCGGCTGTTCACAACAACAACCCAGAGGAATGAATTAAATGATTAACTGCGAGCGAGGATCAATCGTTGATCTTCGCCCACCTGACGGCGGTCCAGCACCTTCCATTGCACTTTGTCAGCCATAACTTCAATGGGCAGATGAGCCGTCGGCCGCCCCGTACTGCCCAAAAATACCGGAGCCTGGTACAACCAAAGCTCATCCACCAGGTTTTCGTTGATAAAGGTGCCCGCCAACGTTGGCCCGGCCTCTACCAGTAATTCGTTAATGCCTTTCTCGCCAAGGGCATCCAGCAGCTCGGCCACGTCTACGCCGTTATCTCTCCAGGCGACACCGGCAATACTTACACCCAGCGCGGCCAAATCCTGAGCAGGTGCCGTTGGCCGAGTGGAGCTGGCGCAAAACACCTGAACATTGCCGCCTCGGAGAATACGCGCCGACGTTGGCGTTCGTGCGTCACGATCAGCGATCACTCGCAGCGGCTGGCGTGATGGCGCCGCCGCATCCCCCAGGTCACCCATATCATCGAGGCGCACCGTCAGCGCGGGGTCGTCTGCCAACACCGTACCGACGCCTGTGAGAATGGCATCGCTCATAGCCCGCAGGCGTTGAACATCGCGACGCGCCTCAGGGCCTGTAATCCACTGACTTTCGCCAGATGCCATGGCCGTTCGACCATCCAGGCTGGCTGCCATTTTCAAGCGCACCCATGGCCGGCCAGTGTTCATGCGTTTCATAAAGCCCGGGTTCAGGCCCGCGGCCTCATCACTCAGCACACCTTCGGTTACCCTGATGCCCGCGTCGCGCAGCATATCCAGACCGCGGCCGGAAACCGTCGGATTGGGGTCTTTCGTTGCCACGAACACCTGGGCAACACCCGCCTCCATCAACGCCTTCGCACATGGCGGAGTGCGGCCATAATGACTGCAGGGCTCCAAGGTTACGTAGG from the Marinobacter sp. MDS2 genome contains:
- the ribD gene encoding bifunctional diaminohydroxyphosphoribosylaminopyrimidine deaminase/5-amino-6-(5-phosphoribosylamino)uracil reductase RibD; translated protein: MISDRDRAMMARAIQLAWRGRYSTHPNPRVGCVIARGNRIVGEGWHERAGEAHAEVHALSQAGQEARGATAYVTLEPCSHYGRTPPCAKALMEAGVAQVFVATKDPNPTVSGRGLDMLRDAGIRVTEGVLSDEAAGLNPGFMKRMNTGRPWVRLKMAASLDGRTAMASGESQWITGPEARRDVQRLRAMSDAILTGVGTVLADDPALTVRLDDMGDLGDAAAPSRQPLRVIADRDARTPTSARILRGGNVQVFCASSTRPTAPAQDLAALGVSIAGVAWRDNGVDVAELLDALGEKGINELLVEAGPTLAGTFINENLVDELWLYQAPVFLGSTGRPTAHLPIEVMADKVQWKVLDRRQVGEDQRLILARS
- the ribBA gene encoding bifunctional 3,4-dihydroxy-2-butanone-4-phosphate synthase/GTP cyclohydrolase II: MALNSIEDIIEDIRQGKMVILMDDEDRENEGDLVMAAEHCTPEAINFMARFGRGLICMPMTRQRCEQLGLPLMVQQNASGFGTKFTLSIEAREGVTTGISAADRARTVQAAVARDAKASDLVQPGHIFPLMSDPGGVLSRAGHTEASCDLASLAGCEPAGVICEIMNDDGSMARREDLERFAEEHDLKIGTIADLIHYRTMNEKTVECVEENDLDTEYGVFKLRTYRDNIQGSTHLAMVMGDISSEEPVHVRVHITDTLRDLLGARRKDSRSWPLHHALEKVANEGKGVVVLLNSAEDSRNLEDRMQEFFDEGRGSSGKGSSGVYFTVGTGSQILRDIGVGKMRLLSPPVKFSAISGFDLEVVEYVPYTPE